Within the Salvia hispanica cultivar TCC Black 2014 chromosome 4, UniMelb_Shisp_WGS_1.0, whole genome shotgun sequence genome, the region gaatgaaaaataatgttaataaatataacataCTGCATAGAGTTTAACTTATTCacagagaaaaataaaagagttagACGTTAATTttgctaaaataaaaacttagaTTGGGACGTCCCAATAGATACCCAGCACTTATCTTAGGGCATCCGCATGGACGACGgagacgatgcgacggacgatgggtTAACCATCGTCTGCGCTAATagatcgtccgcggacgatgcgcggaggatacccatcgtccgtcgcatcgtccgtcACTGTGGACGACGCGGACGTTGGGCACGcgtttctaatttttttttgaattttttcaagaaaattttcttatttaaactcTACTATTCActaccatttcacacactccaatttcacatctcttcaatttctcttcaattattctctctcatcgaCTCAAAAATGAATCACGACGACTACGATCTGAGTACATCGGATGGCTGCAGACGGGCCTTGACTCGAGCCTTGTTCGATGTCGTTAATGAAGCCAAGGCGGAATGCTTGGCACAAATGCAGCGGGagcaggcggcggcggaggcgcgGGTCCCTCGCCCGATACGACGTCGGACGTTTGTCCCCCGCGAGCACGACGTAGCGCACGAACGTCTGTTCGCAGATTATTTTGCCGAGAATCCAAGGTGGGGCCCGAATGTTTTTCACCGCCGTTTTAGAATGAGCTGAGATCTTTTTCTCCGCATTGTGCACACGTTGCCGTGATGAGTACTTCTAGTATCGGGAAGATGGGATCGGCAGACCCGGACTTACGCCGTTGCagaagtgcacggttgcgatccgccagttggcctacggcacAACAgcggatatgttcgacgagtaccttcacGTCGGGGATACAACCGGCCGCGAATGTCTCGAAGACGTCGGGGATACAGGCTGGGCCCGAGTACCAAGCTTGGGATGCTAGGGAGAGGCCAATTTACTAGCGGCTACAAGGACAGccacccgacgatgatcctAGAAGCCGTCGGCCGACCACCGCCTCTAGATCTGGCATGCCTACTTTGGTGTAGCCGGGTTGAACAAagacatcaacgtcctcaactcgtccacCCTATTCGCCGATCGGTGCAGGGGTCGCGGTCCGGCCATTCAGTTCACTGCCAACGGCCGCACAcatcatatggggtactacttgGCCGATGGCATATACCTTAGGTGGCTTTTTTTTGAAGACGATCAGCTGCCCAATTGGTGAGAGGAAAGTCTTGTTTGCGGCAAAGCAGGAGTCCGCgcggaaggatgtggagcgggcttttggggtgctccaatcgcggtgGGCAATCGTGAAAGGTCCAACGCGTTTCTGGTACAAGGACGTCATCGCCGacgtcatgtatgcgtgcatcaccatgcataacatgatagtcgaacaagAACGTGGCCATGTCACCAATTGGGTGGATGATGAAGCCGGATCTAGCTCCAGCACGGCGACCTCGTCGGTCATTCGAGGATTACCGACTGGCTTCGGTGCGGTTCTACAGCGACAGGCCTCAATGCGTAACCAACAAGACCAAACTCAGCTCATGACCGAcgtgattgaagaagtttggactCGCAACCGCCCCCGTTGAgaaattgtagttttttttatttcgtattgtaatgtttgaattttaatgaaatgaagttagttttccaaattttgaagtatttaaatatgcaaataatagaaaaatgtttagggcgtcgcttagggcggggctatagtccgcccccaCTGCAGATGGAATaggaggaggataaaatgtTGATGTTACGGTGCATGGGGcgtcccattgtggatgcccttatGATCTTACAATAGAGGAAGTGAAATCGtattcataattattcatatactATACAGTATACTGGTAATTAACTTACAGTTGGAGaacataataaattgaaaaaatttgatggttagaattgattttttttgtaactGAAAATCATATATGAACATGTCGGCATATTATTTGGGTTGATCCGAATGGTTGCTACTTGCAAACAGGGAGgataatttttaacttttataaaGGATATGCATAATAAATGGAATCTCATAATTGGAATTATAAAAGTacaaatatatgattttatatttataagcGACGTGTTTTTTTGctttataatataatgggGGAAAGTTTGTATAGGTCACTTGATAtgacaattttaatttgtatccCCATATTAGCTCCACCAGAGGTTTAAGAATTAAGATTCAGAAACCgcatattaaaatacaaactaattctattttgtaattttgatggagaaatatttttacaatCGGTGATTtaataagtatttatttatattttttttttgcaaagtGTTAGTCAAACATTATTTTCTATCAATTGGGCTATGGCACGTGGATTTGGTAGCATATTTGCCtattcgaattttttttttgacttCACCATCGTAATTTGGTAGTTAAACCAGAAAACGAAAATGTTAGGGAGATATAAAACAGAGAAACAAAAATCGgatatctgaaagtcgtgtttatcactttcagatcaaatcaatttcggggTTCAACCAAAATgtttgatcggataaaattcagagtATTAGAAGATCATATGTTTGTATTTTTCGATGATATTCAACCAGAAAATGAtcagtagaagaagaagatgaaacagTGCAATGAAGCATTGCAACTGTTGGGAGATTAAACCGAAAATAACCGAATTTCAAAGGTTtccaaaattgcaatttagTCCTTCGACTTTcggaaattatattttcggatgaatttcCGATACAGTAACTTTGtcggaaataaaaaatttcgggctctgccccttggaccccgctacccgggggcgctgcccccggacccccgTTCATCTATCTAGGAGCTTCGCTCCTAATATTATAacgaattcaaataagcgtgcactccgcacctccatacttaaatgatgtatcattataacaataaccgatcattcaagttaatccaattacactaaaatatctaacAGAAAATATGAGAGTTTTTTCGCAATACCATTTGAAAACTGACTGTTGATTCCAGTCAACTCCGTTATCCGACACGAATTCGCACAAAATTATTGGGTTTAGGTCAAGCcttattgggttcgtgtccttatcgagTTGACCTATTAAGAACCTGATAATTTTGGGTTGGGTTCAGGTTGGATGCGAGTTGGATACGGATAACCCAttaagataatattattatttttattattatttaaaaaaatatattttactttattttttttaattcttgtaaattcatatttaaatgatataaaatggattttaattgtgtaaattAGGTTGAAAAATAAGGTTTAATTGTGTGATATCAGGTTTTAATCGTGTGATATCAGGTTCGGGTTGTATCGTGTCTGATCAACTCATATTATATCGTGTCGTTAACGAGTTCGTGTCGTGTGCGGGTCGTGTTCGGATTTGAAGGTAGCAGGCCAGGTTCATGTTCGGATTTACTGTTCCCTTAACAGGTCGGATTCGGGTTAGACCTTATTGGGTTAGGTCGTTATACCCAATCCGCATGA harbors:
- the LOC125220987 gene encoding uncharacterized protein LOC125220987; protein product: MAYTLGGFFLKTISCPIGERKVLFAAKQESARKDVERAFGVLQSRWAIVKGPTRFWYKDVIADVMYACITMHNMIVEQERGHVTNWVDDEAGSSSSTATSSVIRGLPTGFGAVLQRQASMRNQQDQTQLMTDVIEEVWTRNRPR